The following coding sequences lie in one Bifidobacterium sp. ESL0690 genomic window:
- a CDS encoding AAA family ATPase, protein MSSYSSQIDEEQHAVDRAYGRLDSLRSQTRSRLDAVRAAGAHGSPTMRTERDSFATMYEDRLTQLRGVEDRLVFGRIDSDKGEKRYIGRMGLSSENHEPILTDWRAEAARPFYEATPSHHGDIVMRRHITLNFRKVVGIEDEVLDVNSGQVGVAQQAGTLTGEGALIASLNSKRTGKMTDIVATIQGEQDRIIRAPMDRAIVVQGGPGTGKTAVALHRAAYLLYTHRRRLERSGVLVVGPSPAFLRYINQVLPSLGETGVVSRTIGDLVPGFAAQRLDSPRAAQLKGEARMAHAVANAVAARERVLKHLPTVRINGMDVPMLKRDVIQALEDAKRTHSPHNKARETFVRSVLSAMRNRYVENLDYTPEQSEISDAAMQLKMHDEIRKALNLAWLPMNAPWLIDQLFAKPAQLRRFAPWLSDSDIKALTRPKGSPLTVSDIPLLDEAMELLGPDPKVSAREAAAKAKRAEEEQFAKDTLAQAGIGSGIVTSSMLVDNINGLDAEAVAQKAGADREWTYGHIVIDEAQELTAMDWRMLMRRCPSRSFTIVGDVAQTSALGGTRRWEKTMDRLFGHDGWDLKELTINYRNPQEVSQLATRFAEDEGLYVSTTKGVRTMADSVKRVNLSSDSQGGSAGSLLHAIGDEAMDLVQQFISDDGTGRVAVIAPDSLNTEIRRNLYHRLTDVKGEEIASKLMGISGQGEQANADSRFTESLSDAPLSVCDTQMIKGLEYDAVVLVKPGEIAQDAPSRLSGAADLYVALTRPTQRLVIVETQSDKRLLSI, encoded by the coding sequence ATGTCGAGCTACTCCTCGCAAATCGACGAAGAACAGCACGCGGTCGATCGCGCTTACGGGCGGCTGGACTCTTTGCGTTCCCAGACACGCTCACGACTCGATGCGGTCCGCGCCGCGGGTGCCCACGGCTCCCCGACCATGCGCACCGAACGCGACTCCTTCGCCACCATGTACGAGGACAGGCTCACCCAGCTGCGCGGCGTCGAAGACAGGCTGGTTTTCGGGCGCATCGACAGCGACAAGGGCGAAAAACGTTACATCGGACGCATGGGACTTTCCAGCGAGAACCACGAGCCCATTCTTACCGACTGGCGGGCCGAGGCTGCACGGCCGTTCTACGAGGCGACACCATCGCATCACGGCGATATCGTCATGCGCCGGCATATCACGTTGAATTTCCGCAAGGTGGTCGGCATCGAGGACGAGGTGCTCGACGTCAATTCCGGGCAGGTGGGCGTCGCCCAGCAGGCCGGGACGCTGACCGGCGAAGGCGCACTGATTGCCTCACTCAACTCCAAGCGCACCGGCAAGATGACCGATATCGTGGCCACCATCCAAGGCGAGCAGGACCGCATCATCCGGGCCCCGATGGACCGCGCCATCGTGGTGCAGGGCGGACCGGGAACCGGAAAGACCGCAGTGGCGCTGCATCGCGCAGCTTATCTGCTCTATACCCACCGTCGCAGGCTTGAACGTTCCGGGGTGCTCGTGGTGGGGCCGAGCCCCGCTTTTCTGCGTTATATCAACCAAGTGCTGCCCTCGTTGGGTGAAACCGGCGTGGTCTCGCGCACCATCGGCGACCTCGTTCCGGGCTTCGCAGCGCAGAGGCTGGATTCGCCACGTGCCGCGCAGCTTAAGGGCGAAGCGCGCATGGCACACGCCGTCGCCAACGCCGTCGCCGCACGCGAACGTGTTTTGAAGCATCTACCGACGGTTCGCATCAACGGTATGGATGTGCCGATGCTCAAACGTGACGTAATACAGGCATTGGAAGATGCCAAACGCACGCATTCCCCACACAACAAGGCACGGGAAACTTTCGTTCGCAGCGTCTTGAGCGCGATGCGCAACCGATACGTCGAAAACCTTGATTACACGCCGGAACAGTCGGAAATCTCCGACGCGGCGATGCAGCTGAAAATGCACGACGAGATTCGCAAGGCCCTGAATCTCGCTTGGCTGCCCATGAACGCGCCATGGCTCATCGACCAGCTTTTCGCCAAGCCGGCGCAACTGCGTCGTTTCGCCCCATGGCTGTCCGATTCCGATATCAAGGCGCTGACACGGCCGAAGGGTTCGCCGCTTACCGTTTCCGATATCCCGCTGCTCGACGAGGCCATGGAGCTGCTCGGACCCGACCCAAAGGTCTCGGCCCGCGAAGCCGCCGCCAAAGCCAAGCGCGCCGAAGAGGAACAGTTCGCCAAGGACACGCTGGCACAGGCCGGCATCGGCTCCGGCATCGTCACTTCTTCAATGCTGGTCGACAACATCAATGGGCTTGACGCCGAGGCCGTGGCGCAAAAAGCCGGCGCCGACCGCGAATGGACCTACGGGCATATCGTCATCGACGAGGCTCAGGAACTCACCGCCATGGACTGGCGGATGCTCATGCGTCGCTGCCCGTCGCGTTCGTTCACCATTGTGGGCGACGTGGCACAGACTTCGGCGCTCGGAGGAACGCGACGCTGGGAAAAGACCATGGACCGTCTCTTCGGGCACGACGGCTGGGACTTGAAGGAACTGACGATCAACTATCGAAACCCTCAGGAGGTCTCGCAACTGGCCACCCGTTTCGCCGAAGACGAAGGGCTCTACGTTTCCACCACCAAGGGCGTGCGCACCATGGCCGATTCAGTGAAACGTGTAAATTTGAGCTCTGATAGCCAAGGTGGTTCAGCGGGCAGCCTTCTGCACGCCATCGGCGATGAGGCGATGGACTTGGTTCAACAGTTCATCTCCGATGATGGCACGGGACGTGTCGCCGTCATTGCTCCGGATTCGCTGAATACCGAGATTCGTCGGAATCTTTACCACCGTTTGACAGACGTTAAAGGCGAGGAAATCGCTTCGAAACTAATGGGAATCTCCGGGCAGGGCGAGCAAGCGAATGCAGACTCCCGTTTCACCGAATCACTCAGCGACGCGCCGTTAAGCGTCTGCGATACGCAAATGATCAAAGGCCTAGAATATGACGCGGTGGTTCTTGTGAAGCCGGGCGAAATCGCACAGGATGCCCCGTCCCGTCTCTCCGGCGCGGCCGATCTCTACGTGGCGCTGACACGCCCGACCCAGCGCCTGGTCATCGTCGAAACTCAAAGCGACAAACGTCTGTTGAGCATTTAA
- the nrdR gene encoding transcriptional regulator NrdR: MHCPFCQNNDTKVVDTRISEDGHSIRRRRECPECGRRFTTVETTMLLVTKRSGSLEPFDRKKVVNGVRKACQGRPIDEDALKQLGQQVEEDLRSQGLAQVKSEDIGKAILKPLRELDEVAYLRFASVYQNFNGLADFQKAIDDLKRDKEATGK, from the coding sequence ATGCATTGTCCTTTTTGCCAGAATAATGACACTAAAGTAGTCGATACGCGTATCAGTGAAGATGGTCATTCCATCCGGCGCAGACGCGAATGCCCTGAGTGCGGCCGCAGGTTCACCACGGTTGAAACGACGATGCTTCTGGTCACCAAGCGTTCCGGCAGTCTGGAACCGTTCGACCGTAAGAAAGTCGTCAACGGAGTGCGCAAGGCGTGTCAAGGCAGGCCTATTGATGAAGATGCGCTGAAGCAACTTGGGCAACAGGTCGAAGAGGATTTGCGCAGCCAAGGCTTGGCGCAGGTCAAATCCGAAGATATCGGCAAGGCCATCTTGAAACCATTGCGTGAACTTGACGAAGTGGCCTACTTGCGTTTTGCCAGCGTCTATCAGAATTTCAATGGTCTGGCCGATTTCCAGAAGGCCATTGACGATCTCAAGCGCGATAAGGAAGCTACGGGGAAATAG
- a CDS encoding LysM peptidoglycan-binding domain-containing protein has product MSEKASDSKTRSAANRRRIARNRVVAAIVLAFVVFFGWQALAPHVANSATDDANVVSYTVRPGDTLWSYAQQITPKNKNVGDTVEEIMDLNQLDSAQLQPGQRIVVPEES; this is encoded by the coding sequence ATGAGTGAAAAAGCAAGTGATTCCAAGACTCGCAGTGCCGCCAATCGTCGTCGCATCGCGCGCAACAGGGTTGTCGCAGCGATTGTGTTGGCCTTCGTCGTGTTCTTCGGATGGCAGGCCCTGGCCCCGCATGTCGCCAATTCCGCCACGGATGATGCCAACGTCGTCAGTTATACGGTTCGTCCGGGCGATACGTTGTGGTCGTACGCCCAGCAGATTACGCCGAAAAACAAGAACGTTGGAGATACGGTCGAGGAAATCATGGATTTGAACCAGCTGGATTCGGCTCAGCTGCAGCCGGGTCAGAGAATTGTGGTGCCGGAAGAGTCCTGA
- the lexA gene encoding transcriptional repressor LexA, giving the protein MHNQHGNFAQATPNQQLTDRQHKVLDAVRSHVSRYGFAPSFREIGEEAGLKSPSSVKHQLEVLEDKGYIRMNANKGRAIELVENESNIANGNRTSTVLPFSSEDETDEAIAQSHDIPLVGRIAAGTPITAEQHVDDVMRLPERLTGNGNLFMLEVHGDSMIDAAICDGDFVVVREQETAENGDIVAALLDGEATVKTFQKDHGHVWLMPHNPAYSPIDGTYAKVMGKVVTVLRKI; this is encoded by the coding sequence ATCCATAACCAGCATGGCAACTTCGCTCAGGCCACGCCGAACCAGCAGTTGACGGACCGGCAGCACAAAGTGTTGGATGCGGTGCGCAGCCACGTTTCCCGTTATGGTTTCGCGCCGTCATTCCGCGAGATCGGTGAGGAAGCGGGTCTCAAGAGCCCGTCTTCGGTCAAGCACCAGCTTGAGGTCCTTGAAGACAAGGGCTATATCAGAATGAACGCCAACAAAGGCCGTGCCATCGAGTTGGTGGAGAACGAGTCCAACATCGCCAATGGCAATCGCACCTCTACCGTGCTCCCGTTCAGCTCTGAGGATGAAACAGACGAGGCCATCGCCCAGTCGCACGATATCCCTCTGGTCGGCCGCATCGCCGCCGGCACGCCCATCACAGCCGAACAACACGTCGACGATGTGATGAGGCTGCCGGAACGGCTCACCGGCAACGGTAATCTTTTCATGCTTGAAGTCCACGGTGATTCGATGATCGACGCCGCCATCTGCGATGGCGATTTCGTGGTGGTTCGCGAGCAAGAGACGGCAGAAAACGGCGACATTGTTGCCGCGCTGCTCGACGGCGAGGCCACGGTCAAGACCTTTCAAAAAGACCATGGCCACGTCTGGCTGATGCCTCACAACCCGGCTTACTCCCCCATCGACGGTACCTATGCCAAGGTGATGGGCAAGGTCGTCACCGTCCTGCGCAAGATCTGA
- a CDS encoding cation diffusion facilitator family transporter yields MVTLGLTLTIFVVEVIGAVITGSLALLVDCAHMLTDVAVLTASTITAVLMRRRPNKERTWGWARLEPITAGLGALILMAVGIYALVEAVLRLAGVSGDEVQSVGMLLGFGILGLVFNVISVLVLSGQHKDNMNMRAAFLETMNDALGSFTVVVSAVVIMTTGWHGFDAVAGAVIALLIVPRAFVLMKNAVKVLLEETPEGLDLDEVRKHMKSVDHVVDVHDVHASTVATGMPILTAHVVVEPGLTMAQGADILHQLHTCLTDHFSVSIPHTTFQLEPQGFSQLQSEKIHR; encoded by the coding sequence ATGGTGACGCTGGGCCTTACCCTGACGATTTTCGTGGTCGAGGTCATCGGTGCCGTCATCACCGGCTCGTTGGCACTTCTGGTCGATTGCGCCCATATGCTCACCGATGTCGCAGTGCTCACTGCTTCGACGATTACGGCTGTGTTGATGCGCCGCCGGCCGAACAAGGAACGGACCTGGGGCTGGGCCCGACTCGAGCCGATTACCGCCGGTCTTGGCGCGCTGATTTTGATGGCAGTCGGCATTTACGCGCTGGTCGAGGCGGTACTGCGCCTGGCCGGTGTTTCCGGCGACGAGGTGCAGAGCGTCGGCATGTTGCTCGGTTTCGGCATTCTTGGCTTGGTGTTCAATGTGATTTCAGTGCTCGTGCTTTCCGGCCAGCATAAAGACAACATGAACATGCGCGCCGCCTTCCTGGAGACCATGAACGATGCCCTCGGATCGTTCACCGTCGTCGTTTCGGCCGTCGTCATCATGACCACCGGTTGGCATGGTTTCGATGCCGTCGCCGGAGCGGTTATCGCGTTGCTTATCGTCCCGCGTGCGTTCGTTTTGATGAAGAACGCCGTCAAAGTATTGCTTGAGGAGACGCCCGAAGGTCTTGATCTGGACGAGGTACGCAAGCACATGAAAAGCGTCGACCATGTCGTCGACGTTCACGATGTGCACGCCTCCACGGTGGCCACCGGCATGCCGATTCTGACCGCTCATGTCGTGGTGGAGCCGGGCCTGACGATGGCCCAGGGCGCCGATATCCTCCACCAGCTGCACACCTGTCTGACCGACCATTTCTCTGTTTCGATTCCCCACACCACTTTCCAGCTGGAGCCGCAAGGCTTCAGCCAGCTGCAGAGCGAGAAGATTCATCGCTGA
- a CDS encoding AEC family transporter: MLKTVIFALLPILVTMLLGAFAAKRGDFDSTDSSRLIKFVMNYALPMHVFGGIWATKRKLIVEDIPLALWMLGAMLVSYFLLYFIYWKIVKNQSGLSSLRALSVADPSIPFIGSAVLPLFFDETISAIDIGIASLIINVVLVPFVFEALAADVNKEGGPKISVGKRLVKGLTKPLVLAAFLGFILSICGFSMPSVLEPTFTVLGKTAGGVAMFATGIVLVTRKISFNPHVWLTVGLKNIVYPAIIWVLMVATGMPSELTRIVVITMAIPTATLPTNLAIDYGIHESEMASTQFLSTVLSFITLSCAMLLLQ, translated from the coding sequence ATGCTGAAGACTGTCATATTTGCGTTGTTGCCGATACTGGTCACCATGCTGCTCGGCGCCTTTGCCGCCAAACGCGGCGATTTCGATAGTACCGACAGCAGCCGGCTCATCAAATTCGTGATGAACTATGCGCTGCCCATGCACGTTTTCGGTGGTATCTGGGCCACCAAACGCAAACTGATCGTCGAGGATATTCCGCTGGCCTTATGGATGCTCGGCGCGATGCTCGTCTCCTATTTCCTGCTGTATTTCATTTATTGGAAGATCGTCAAAAACCAAAGCGGGCTTTCCTCGCTGCGTGCGCTTTCGGTGGCCGACCCGTCCATTCCGTTCATTGGTTCCGCGGTGCTTCCGCTCTTCTTCGATGAGACCATCAGCGCCATCGACATCGGCATCGCCAGCCTCATCATCAACGTGGTTCTGGTCCCGTTCGTTTTCGAAGCGCTCGCTGCGGACGTCAACAAAGAGGGCGGGCCGAAGATTTCCGTAGGCAAACGCCTGGTGAAAGGGCTCACCAAACCGTTGGTGCTGGCGGCTTTCCTTGGCTTTATCCTTTCGATCTGTGGCTTCTCGATGCCCAGTGTTCTCGAACCGACGTTCACGGTGCTCGGCAAGACCGCAGGAGGCGTGGCTATGTTCGCCACCGGCATCGTGCTCGTGACCCGCAAGATTTCCTTCAACCCGCACGTCTGGTTGACCGTAGGCCTCAAGAACATCGTCTATCCCGCCATCATCTGGGTGCTGATGGTCGCCACCGGCATGCCGAGCGAGCTGACGCGCATCGTCGTGATCACCATGGCCATCCCCACCGCCACGCTGCCGACGAACCTCGCCATCGATTACGGCATCCACGAGTCGGAGATGGCTTCGACTCAATTCTTGAGCACGGTGCTTTCGTTCATTACGTTGAGCTGCGCGATGCTCTTGTTGCAATAA
- a CDS encoding L-lactate dehydrogenase, whose product MSNSIKPTKLAIIGAGAVGSTLAFAAAQRGVARDIVLEDINKERVEAEVLDMQHGSSFYPSVSIDGSDDVEICRDADMVVITAGARQKPGQTRLDLANATVKMMKSIVPGVIKVAPNAIYMLITNPVDIVTYVMLKLSGLPANQIFGSGTNLDTARLRFLIGQQTGVNVKNVHAYIAGEHGDSEVPLWASATIGGVTMCDWKALPGHEPLDAAKREEIHQEVKNAAYRIINGKGATNFAIAMSGVDIIDAVLNDSNRVLPVSSLLQDFHGISDICMSVPTLVNRSGVNSHINTPLSDHELAQLRRSADTLKETVAKFGF is encoded by the coding sequence ATGTCCAATTCGATTAAACCGACCAAGCTTGCCATCATCGGAGCCGGTGCCGTCGGCTCAACGCTCGCCTTCGCCGCCGCTCAGCGTGGCGTCGCCCGCGACATCGTGCTCGAAGACATCAACAAGGAGCGTGTCGAGGCCGAAGTCCTCGATATGCAGCACGGTTCCAGCTTCTATCCCTCCGTCTCCATCGACGGTTCAGACGACGTGGAGATCTGCCGTGACGCCGACATGGTCGTCATTACCGCAGGTGCGCGCCAGAAGCCGGGCCAGACCAGGCTCGACCTCGCCAACGCGACCGTCAAGATGATGAAGTCCATTGTCCCGGGCGTCATCAAGGTGGCTCCGAACGCCATTTACATGCTCATCACCAACCCGGTCGACATCGTCACTTACGTGATGCTGAAGCTCTCCGGCCTGCCGGCCAACCAGATTTTCGGCTCGGGCACCAACCTCGACACCGCCCGCCTGCGTTTCCTCATCGGTCAGCAGACCGGCGTCAACGTCAAGAACGTGCACGCTTATATCGCCGGTGAACACGGCGATTCGGAAGTACCGCTGTGGGCCTCCGCCACCATCGGTGGCGTCACCATGTGCGACTGGAAAGCATTGCCAGGCCACGAGCCGCTCGACGCCGCCAAGCGCGAGGAAATCCATCAGGAAGTCAAGAACGCTGCCTACCGCATCATCAACGGCAAGGGCGCCACGAACTTCGCCATCGCCATGTCCGGCGTTGACATCATCGACGCGGTCCTCAACGATTCGAACCGCGTGCTGCCGGTCTCCTCGCTGCTACAGGACTTCCACGGCATCTCCGACATCTGCATGTCCGTGCCTACGCTGGTCAACCGTTCCGGCGTCAACTCCCACATCAACACTCCGCTTTCCGACCACGAGCTTGCGCAGCTGCGCCGTTCGGCTGATACGCTCAAGGAAACGGTTGCGAAGTTCGGCTTCTGA